The following coding sequences lie in one Streptomyces xiamenensis genomic window:
- the dapE gene encoding succinyl-diaminopimelate desuccinylase, whose product MEPPALDLALDAPALTAQLVDIPSVSGSEKSLADAVESALRALPHLRVDRYGNNVVARTDAGRAERVLLAGHLDTVPIAGNLPSRLDEEGLLWGCGTTDMKAGVAVQLRIAATVPAPNRDLTFVFYDNEEVESERNGLRHLAAVHPEWLAADFAVLLEPSTGEVEGGCQGTLRVQVKLPGVRAHSARSWMGSNAIHAAAPVLAALAAYEPRRPVIDGLEYHEGLNAVGIEGGVAGNVIPDACVVTVNYRYAPDRSEDQAIAHVREVFADCGALDIEVTDHAPGALPGLSHPAARAFMAAVGGEARPKFGWTDVSRFSALGIPAVNYGPGEASLAHRRDERVDTALITRCEERLRAWLGA is encoded by the coding sequence ATGGAACCACCCGCACTTGATCTCGCTCTCGACGCCCCCGCTCTCACCGCCCAGCTCGTGGACATCCCCTCGGTGAGCGGTTCGGAGAAGTCCCTGGCCGACGCCGTCGAAAGCGCCCTGCGCGCACTGCCGCACCTGCGGGTGGACCGCTACGGCAACAATGTCGTCGCCCGCACCGACGCCGGCCGCGCCGAACGCGTCCTGCTCGCCGGCCACCTCGACACCGTGCCGATCGCCGGCAACCTGCCCTCCCGGCTGGACGAGGAAGGGCTGCTGTGGGGTTGCGGCACCACCGACATGAAGGCCGGCGTCGCCGTCCAGCTGCGCATCGCCGCCACCGTGCCCGCGCCCAACCGCGATCTCACCTTCGTCTTCTACGACAACGAGGAGGTCGAGTCCGAGCGCAACGGCCTGCGGCACCTCGCCGCCGTCCACCCCGAGTGGCTGGCCGCCGACTTCGCCGTCCTGCTGGAGCCCTCCACCGGTGAGGTCGAGGGCGGCTGCCAGGGCACCCTGCGCGTCCAGGTGAAGCTGCCCGGCGTGCGCGCCCACTCCGCCCGCTCCTGGATGGGCTCCAACGCCATCCACGCCGCCGCCCCCGTGCTGGCCGCCCTCGCCGCCTACGAGCCGCGCCGCCCGGTCATCGACGGCCTGGAGTACCACGAGGGCCTCAACGCCGTCGGCATCGAGGGCGGCGTCGCCGGCAACGTCATCCCCGACGCCTGCGTCGTCACCGTGAACTACCGCTACGCCCCCGACCGCAGCGAGGACCAGGCCATCGCCCACGTCCGCGAGGTCTTCGCCGACTGCGGCGCCCTGGACATCGAGGTCACCGACCACGCCCCCGGCGCCCTGCCCGGACTCTCCCACCCGGCCGCCCGGGCGTTCATGGCGGCCGTCGGCGGCGAGGCCCGGCCCAAGTTCGGCTGGACGGACGTCTCCCGGTTCAGCGCGCTCGGCATCCCCGCGGTCAACTACGGCCCCGGCGAGGCCAGCCTGGCGCACCGCCGCGACGAACGGGTGGACACCGCGCTGATCACCCGCTGCGAGGAGCGGCTGCGCGCCTGGCTCGGCGCGTAA
- a CDS encoding RNA-guided endonuclease InsQ/TnpB family protein gives MKVVAQVKLLPASAYDVDALAATLRACNRAANRASEVAFAKDLKRRDVLQEKVYYALRADFDLGAQPAVRVVKKVCDAYATLRANLKAGNYGPEGSKRRLKVESKPIRFREDAAQPFDDRILTWNLDQRTVSIWTLAGRIKGIPFVCSPEAMKLLASCKGESDLVMRDGMFFLIATIDIPEPDPYEPAGWLGVDLGIVNIATTSDGEIMAGRRLNRYRKRHLELRRKLQAKRTKSAKRVLKRIRRREARHSANTNHIIAKKLVATAERTSRGIALEDLGGIRARVTARKDQRARLHSWAFAQLGAFVEYKARRAGVPVVRVDPRNTSRQCSRCWHTHRSNRIDQARFACRSCGVILHADHNGSRNIAHRGDAAWQRGAVKRPSTA, from the coding sequence GTGAAGGTTGTGGCGCAGGTGAAGTTGCTGCCCGCGTCCGCGTATGACGTGGACGCGTTGGCGGCGACGTTGCGTGCGTGTAACCGGGCGGCGAACCGGGCGTCCGAGGTGGCGTTCGCGAAGGATCTCAAGCGGCGCGATGTGTTGCAGGAGAAGGTCTATTACGCGTTGCGGGCCGACTTCGACCTTGGGGCGCAGCCCGCTGTACGCGTCGTGAAGAAGGTGTGCGACGCGTACGCGACGCTGAGGGCGAACCTGAAGGCCGGGAACTACGGTCCGGAAGGGTCGAAGCGCCGTCTCAAGGTGGAGTCGAAGCCGATCCGGTTCCGTGAGGACGCGGCGCAGCCGTTCGATGACCGGATCCTGACGTGGAACCTTGATCAGCGCACCGTGTCGATCTGGACGCTGGCCGGGCGGATCAAGGGCATCCCGTTCGTCTGCTCGCCCGAGGCGATGAAGCTGCTGGCCTCGTGCAAGGGCGAGTCCGATCTGGTGATGCGAGACGGCATGTTCTTCCTGATCGCCACCATCGACATCCCCGAACCCGACCCGTACGAGCCGGCCGGTTGGCTGGGGGTGGATTTGGGGATCGTCAACATCGCCACCACCTCGGATGGCGAGATCATGGCCGGACGCCGCCTCAACCGCTACCGGAAACGGCACCTGGAACTGCGCCGCAAGCTCCAGGCCAAGCGCACCAAGAGTGCGAAGCGGGTGCTGAAGCGCATCCGCCGCCGCGAGGCCCGCCACTCCGCGAACACCAATCACATCATCGCCAAGAAGCTCGTCGCCACCGCTGAACGCACCTCGCGCGGGATCGCCCTGGAAGACCTGGGCGGCATCCGGGCGAGGGTTACGGCCAGGAAAGACCAGCGGGCACGACTGCACTCCTGGGCGTTCGCCCAGCTCGGCGCCTTCGTCGAGTACAAGGCCCGCCGGGCAGGTGTGCCCGTGGTCCGTGTGGACCCGCGCAACACCTCCCGGCAGTGCTCGCGGTGCTGGCACACCCACCGGTCCAACCGGATCGACCAAGCACGGTTCGCCTGCCGCTCCTGCGGAGTGATCTTGCACGCGGACCACAACGGCTCCCGCAACATCGCCCACCGGGGCGATGCCGCGTGGCAGCGGGGCGCTGTCAAACGCCCCAGTACGGCCTGA
- a CDS encoding LOG family protein: protein MSSSPESRPAIDGRREQRLGPVVRRREQVVPGTADQRLLDTRGPSDWVHGDPWRVLRIQSEFVEGFGALAELGPAVSVFGSARTPPGSPEYEAGVRIGRGLAEAGFAVVTGGGPGAMEAANKGAAEHGGVSVGLGIELPFEQGLNEYVNIGVNFRYFFVRKTMFVKYAQGFLVLPGGMGTMDELFEALTLVQTQKVTRFPIVLVGRDYWQGLADWLRHTMIAGGKASEKDLDLFHVTDDEDEAIALVTKP, encoded by the coding sequence ATGAGCAGCAGCCCGGAGTCCCGGCCGGCCATCGACGGCCGCCGTGAGCAGCGCCTGGGCCCGGTGGTGCGCCGCCGCGAACAGGTGGTGCCCGGGACGGCCGACCAGCGGCTGCTGGACACCCGTGGCCCCTCCGACTGGGTGCACGGAGACCCGTGGCGGGTGCTGCGCATCCAGTCCGAGTTCGTCGAGGGCTTCGGCGCGCTGGCCGAACTCGGCCCCGCCGTCAGCGTCTTCGGATCGGCCAGGACGCCGCCCGGATCGCCCGAGTACGAGGCCGGGGTGCGCATCGGGCGCGGGCTCGCCGAGGCAGGCTTCGCGGTGGTCACCGGCGGCGGCCCCGGCGCGATGGAGGCCGCCAACAAGGGCGCCGCCGAGCACGGCGGGGTCTCCGTCGGCCTCGGCATCGAACTGCCCTTCGAGCAAGGGCTCAACGAGTACGTGAACATCGGCGTCAACTTCCGCTACTTCTTCGTCCGCAAGACGATGTTCGTGAAGTACGCCCAGGGCTTCCTGGTGCTGCCCGGCGGCATGGGCACGATGGACGAGCTGTTCGAGGCGCTCACCCTCGTCCAGACCCAGAAGGTGACCCGCTTCCCCATCGTGCTGGTGGGCCGCGACTACTGGCAGGGCCTCGCCGACTGGCTGCGCCACACCATGATCGCCGGCGGCAAGGCGTCCGAGAAGGACCTCGACCTCTTCCACGTCACGGACGACGAGGACGAGGCGATCGCCCTGGTCACCAAGCCGTAG
- the folP gene encoding dihydropteroate synthase, which yields MLRLGNREFAADEPVIMAIVNRTPDSFYDRGATFGDGPALERVGQAVAEGAAIIDIGGVKAGPGQEVDAAEEIRRTAGFVAEVRRRHPDIVISVDTWRHEVGEAVCAEGADLLNDAWGGVDPKLAEVAARHGVGLVCTHAGGAQPRTRPHRVTYDDVMADILRTTVGLAERAVGLGVRRDAVLIDPGHDFGKSTRHSLEATRRLEEMTATGWPVLVSLSNKDFVGETLDRPVKERLIGTLATTAVSAWLGARVYRVHEVAETRQVLEMVASIAGHRPPAVARRGLA from the coding sequence ATGCTGCGCCTGGGGAACCGAGAGTTCGCCGCCGACGAGCCGGTGATCATGGCGATCGTGAACCGTACGCCCGACTCCTTCTACGACCGGGGCGCCACCTTCGGCGACGGCCCCGCGCTGGAGCGGGTCGGCCAAGCGGTGGCCGAGGGCGCGGCGATCATCGACATCGGCGGAGTCAAGGCGGGCCCGGGTCAGGAAGTGGACGCGGCGGAGGAGATCCGGCGCACGGCCGGCTTCGTCGCCGAGGTGCGCCGCCGCCACCCGGACATCGTGATCAGCGTGGACACCTGGCGGCACGAGGTGGGCGAGGCGGTGTGCGCGGAGGGCGCCGACCTGCTCAACGACGCCTGGGGCGGGGTCGATCCGAAGCTGGCCGAGGTCGCCGCCCGGCACGGGGTGGGCCTGGTGTGCACCCACGCGGGCGGTGCCCAGCCGCGTACCCGCCCGCACCGGGTCACCTACGACGACGTCATGGCGGACATCCTGCGCACCACCGTGGGCCTGGCGGAGCGGGCGGTGGGGCTGGGGGTGCGGCGGGACGCCGTGCTCATCGACCCGGGGCACGACTTCGGGAAGTCCACCCGGCATTCGCTGGAGGCGACCCGGCGGCTGGAGGAGATGACGGCCACCGGCTGGCCGGTGCTGGTGTCGCTGTCCAACAAGGACTTCGTGGGCGAGACGCTCGACCGGCCGGTCAAGGAGCGGCTGATCGGGACGCTGGCCACCACGGCGGTGTCCGCCTGGCTGGGGGCCCGCGTCTACCGGGTGCACGAAGTCGCCGAGACCCGGCAGGTGCTGGAGATGGTGGCCTCGATCGCCGGCCACCGGCCCCCGGCGGTCGCCCGCCGCGGGCTGGCGTAG
- a CDS encoding DivIVA domain-containing protein: MFWFLMAAMVAVVAAVALAVLGSGDGSGGPVTGGLPEAQPDRADDPLPVDRPLSAADVVAVRLPVAARGYRMAETDDVLDRLAAELAERDARIAALEYELGRVREDGRPPAGAEAEPGA; encoded by the coding sequence GTGTTCTGGTTTCTGATGGCGGCCATGGTGGCGGTCGTCGCGGCGGTCGCGCTGGCGGTGCTGGGCAGTGGGGACGGCTCGGGCGGGCCGGTGACGGGTGGGCTGCCGGAGGCGCAGCCGGACCGGGCGGACGATCCGCTGCCGGTGGACCGGCCGCTGAGCGCGGCGGACGTGGTGGCGGTACGGCTGCCGGTGGCGGCACGCGGCTACCGGATGGCGGAGACCGACGACGTACTGGACCGGCTCGCGGCCGAACTGGCCGAGCGGGACGCGCGGATCGCGGCGCTGGAGTACGAACTGGGACGGGTGCGCGAGGACGGCCGGCCCCCGGCCGGCGCCGAGGCGGAGCCGGGGGCCTGA
- a CDS encoding enoyl-CoA hydratase/isomerase family protein — MADTVLYHVTESLATITLNRPEAMNALDLVTKEALRDALRTAAAEPAVRAVLLTGNGRAFCVGQDLKEHIGILRNTGPDAPPMNTVTEHYNPITEAITDMPKPVLAAVNGVAAGAGFGFALAADYRLVAESASFNTSFAQVGLGADSGLSWTLPRLVGPGRAADLLLFPRSIDAAEALRLGIAQRVVPDAEFADEARKLAHRLAEGPTLAYAAIKSALARGATHTLPQSLAHEAELQQRAGASADHRAAVAAFVAKERPRFRGE; from the coding sequence ATGGCCGACACTGTGCTCTACCACGTCACCGAGAGTCTCGCGACCATTACGCTGAACCGTCCCGAGGCGATGAACGCCCTTGATCTCGTCACCAAGGAGGCCCTGCGCGACGCCCTGCGCACGGCCGCCGCGGAACCCGCCGTACGGGCGGTTCTGCTCACCGGGAACGGCCGCGCGTTCTGCGTGGGCCAGGATCTGAAGGAACACATCGGGATTCTGCGGAACACCGGCCCCGACGCGCCCCCCATGAACACCGTCACCGAGCATTACAACCCCATCACCGAAGCCATCACGGACATGCCCAAACCCGTGCTGGCCGCGGTGAACGGCGTGGCGGCCGGCGCCGGATTCGGATTCGCGCTCGCCGCCGACTACCGGCTGGTCGCCGAGAGCGCGTCCTTCAACACCTCCTTCGCCCAGGTCGGACTCGGCGCCGACTCCGGTCTCTCCTGGACCCTGCCGCGCCTCGTGGGCCCGGGCCGGGCCGCCGATCTGCTGCTCTTCCCGCGTTCCATCGACGCCGCGGAGGCGCTGCGCCTGGGCATCGCCCAACGCGTGGTGCCCGACGCCGAATTCGCGGACGAGGCCCGGAAACTGGCCCACCGGCTCGCCGAGGGCCCCACCCTCGCCTACGCCGCGATCAAGTCGGCGCTGGCACGCGGCGCCACCCACACCCTGCCGCAGTCGCTGGCCCACGAGGCCGAGTTGCAGCAGCGCGCCGGGGCGTCCGCCGATCACCGCGCCGCCGTGGCCGCCTTCGTCGCCAAGGAACGGCCCCGCTTCCGGGGCGAGTGA
- a CDS encoding DUF3117 domain-containing protein: MAAMKPRTGDGPLEVTKEGRGIIMRVPLEGGGRLVVELTPDEAVALDEELKKVTG; this comes from the coding sequence ATGGCGGCCATGAAGCCGCGGACGGGCGATGGCCCGCTCGAGGTGACCAAGGAGGGGCGGGGCATCATCATGCGCGTCCCGCTCGAAGGCGGCGGCCGGCTCGTTGTCGAGCTGACCCCGGACGAAGCGGTCGCTCTCGATGAGGAGCTGAAGAAGGTGACCGGCTGA
- a CDS encoding O-methyltransferase, giving the protein MTGNRLTSWAFAEAYGSPDAESPEGTALRWAHDRSVEGGVRPVSPGAGDTLRLLAAACGARAVVEIGTGTGVSGIHLLQGMRPDGVLTTVDIEPERLQFARQAFRTAGFAANRARFIPGHALDVLPRLTDGGYDLVFCDADRLEYLAYLAESLRLLRPGGLVCFAGVFAGGRTVGSGPQPTEVLKLRELLRAVRESEELMPALLPAGDGLLCAARR; this is encoded by the coding sequence ATTACCGGCAACCGGCTGACGAGCTGGGCGTTCGCTGAGGCGTACGGGTCTCCGGACGCCGAGAGCCCCGAGGGGACCGCTCTGCGCTGGGCCCACGACCGGTCGGTAGAGGGTGGAGTACGGCCCGTTTCCCCGGGTGCGGGCGACACCCTGCGGCTGCTCGCCGCGGCCTGCGGGGCCCGCGCGGTGGTGGAGATCGGCACCGGCACCGGGGTCTCCGGCATCCATCTTCTCCAGGGGATGCGCCCGGACGGCGTGCTGACCACCGTGGACATCGAGCCCGAGCGGCTCCAGTTCGCGCGCCAGGCGTTCCGTACGGCCGGGTTCGCCGCGAACCGGGCACGCTTCATCCCCGGGCACGCCCTGGATGTACTGCCGCGGCTCACCGACGGCGGCTACGACCTGGTGTTCTGCGACGCGGACCGGCTCGAGTACCTCGCCTACCTCGCAGAATCGTTGCGGCTCCTGCGCCCCGGAGGGCTGGTCTGCTTCGCGGGGGTCTTCGCCGGCGGCCGGACCGTCGGCTCGGGGCCGCAGCCCACCGAGGTGCTCAAGCTGCGCGAGCTGCTGCGCGCGGTGCGGGAGAGCGAGGAGCTCATGCCCGCGCTGCTGCCGGCCGGCGACGGCCTGCTGTGCGCCGCCCGCAGATGA
- the sigE gene encoding RNA polymerase sigma factor SigE has translation MVGTPLDTTRADRGGAAASEGRGVLKRFRRSSGGPNSVTDIVDGAHADTGSADGAPAATATFSAGPDGQTWAPPSWDEIVSTHSARVYRLAYRLTGNQHDAEDLTQEVFVRVFRSLSTYTPGTFEGWLHRITTNLFLDMVRRKQRIRFDALGDDAAERLPSREPTPQQHFHDTHFDADVQQALDTLAPDFRAAVVLCDIEGLSYEEIATTLGVKLGTVRSRIHRGRSHLRKALKHRSPRGKAVRAPEPEPALAAGGAAE, from the coding sequence ATGGTAGGCACTCCACTGGACACCACCAGAGCCGACAGGGGAGGTGCGGCCGCGTCTGAGGGCAGGGGAGTGCTCAAACGCTTCCGGCGCTCTTCCGGCGGGCCGAATTCTGTGACTGACATCGTTGACGGAGCTCACGCCGACACCGGATCCGCTGACGGCGCCCCCGCCGCCACCGCGACCTTCAGTGCGGGGCCCGACGGCCAGACCTGGGCACCGCCCAGCTGGGACGAGATCGTCAGTACCCACAGTGCCCGCGTCTACCGGCTCGCCTACCGGCTCACCGGTAACCAGCACGACGCGGAGGACCTCACCCAGGAGGTCTTCGTGCGGGTATTCCGTTCGCTCTCCACGTACACCCCCGGCACGTTCGAGGGGTGGCTGCACCGGATCACCACGAACCTCTTCCTGGACATGGTCCGCCGCAAGCAGCGGATCCGCTTCGACGCACTGGGCGACGACGCCGCCGAGCGGCTGCCCAGCCGCGAGCCCACCCCGCAGCAGCACTTCCACGACACCCACTTCGACGCGGACGTCCAGCAGGCGCTCGACACGCTGGCCCCGGACTTCCGGGCCGCGGTGGTGCTGTGCGACATCGAGGGTCTCAGCTACGAGGAGATCGCCACCACGCTGGGCGTGAAGCTCGGGACGGTCCGCAGCCGTATCCACCGGGGGCGTTCGCACCTGCGCAAGGCGCTCAAGCACCGTTCGCCGCGTGGCAAGGCGGTACGGGCGCCCGAGCCGGAGCCCGCGCTGGCCGCCGGGGGTGCGGCGGAGTGA
- a CDS encoding anti-sigma factor family protein, with protein sequence MSVAPEPGAGQADRHLGESLAALIDGELSHDSRDRVLAHLATCADCKAEADAQRRLKSVFAESPLPTLSSGLLARLQGLPAAGVAGTGSAPPGPPGASAGPRPGPFGLGRGSALPGGADGESLLSRSGLGPDRGFRIHQPARAARATARDSRPSSGHRFAFAAAGAVSVAALAIAGAVSSAGLGTPPTAGSPGTAHPSSAGTTAAMATARTSGRVAEGDTEQTVEAPGSRTVGAPGPVLSGALGPVALSGQQYPIPLWNTEPIVWPLAASPGPSPTTALGAVSPR encoded by the coding sequence GTGAGCGTCGCGCCGGAACCGGGCGCGGGCCAGGCGGATCGCCATCTCGGGGAGAGCCTGGCCGCGCTGATCGACGGAGAGCTGTCCCACGACAGCCGGGACCGGGTGCTCGCGCACCTGGCCACCTGTGCCGACTGCAAGGCGGAGGCCGACGCGCAGCGCCGGCTCAAGAGCGTGTTCGCCGAGAGCCCGCTGCCCACCCTGTCCTCCGGGCTGCTGGCACGGCTCCAGGGCCTGCCCGCCGCGGGCGTGGCGGGTACGGGGTCCGCGCCGCCGGGCCCGCCCGGCGCTTCGGCAGGACCGCGGCCCGGGCCCTTCGGCCTGGGCCGCGGTTCCGCGCTGCCCGGGGGAGCGGACGGCGAATCGCTGCTCAGCAGATCGGGGCTCGGCCCCGACCGGGGCTTCCGCATCCACCAGCCGGCCCGCGCCGCCCGTGCGACGGCGCGCGACAGCCGGCCGTCCTCGGGCCACCGTTTCGCCTTCGCGGCGGCGGGAGCGGTCTCGGTGGCGGCCCTCGCCATCGCGGGTGCCGTCAGCAGCGCCGGTCTCGGCACCCCTCCCACGGCGGGCTCCCCGGGCACGGCCCACCCGTCCTCCGCCGGTACGACCGCGGCCATGGCCACCGCCCGCACCTCCGGCCGGGTGGCGGAGGGGGACACCGAGCAGACCGTGGAGGCCCCCGGCTCCCGCACGGTGGGAGCACCGGGCCCGGTGCTGTCGGGGGCGCTGGGGCCGGTCGCCCTGAGCGGCCAGCAGTACCCCATACCGTTGTGGAACACCGAACCGATCGTCTGGCCCCTCGCCGCCTCCCCAGGACCTTCACCGACCACCGCGCTCGGAGCAGTGAGCCCGCGCTGA
- a CDS encoding trypsin-like peptidase domain-containing protein: protein MDTGQGSTSWGPEDESGQDPYGTPPYGQPGPWAPAPPVQHPTPASGTPTGTPASGTAMPPGASAPAPQAPPPPASPPPASRPAGVGLTKHTPATGTTTRPPEPPAASAATPPAGTPGPATTGAQAHEHPGTPSPADGFGPPPGPSGGQPPAADAGAHGPGRGAPAGQTPPPGTPSAAGHGYGAGPAAPAGQTPAAGTPAPGTGGTTPPQGTPTGGGYGYGPAPAPGGYGHSGAAGTGPGPAGTQDGDAHLPAGQAGTPGTPGAPGSYPQAPPGDGLRRYDPWGVSAPAAAEAADTADATRPRRGTLVFGAVVIALVAGLIGGGVGVYLEREGQFSAVRLPQAGSERGSAPAGSIAGIAEAALPGVVTLHVQGGGAAGTGTGFVLDDRGHILTNAHVVRPAAGRNGAIQVTFHSGDTASAEIVGQDAGYDLAVVKVTGVSGLTPLPLGDSDGVRVGDPVVAIGAPFDLAGTVTSGIISAVNRPITAGGEESDGSDVSYVNALQTDAPINPGNSGGPLVDLNGHVIGINSAIRAPEPMGADGGQAGSVGLGFAIPINQGKDIAEQLINTGRATHPVIGVTLDLSYRGTGAKVGTAAGNDGGIAVEPGGPGDRAGLREGDVITAVNGERVRSGDELIVKIRSHRPGDELVLTVERDAEELRIPVTLGEASGG, encoded by the coding sequence ATGGACACAGGGCAGGGCAGCACGTCGTGGGGCCCGGAGGACGAGAGCGGTCAGGACCCGTACGGGACGCCCCCCTACGGGCAGCCCGGCCCCTGGGCCCCGGCGCCTCCCGTCCAGCACCCCACCCCCGCGTCGGGCACCCCGACCGGTACCCCGGCGTCGGGCACGGCGATGCCGCCTGGGGCGAGCGCCCCCGCGCCCCAGGCACCGCCGCCGCCCGCGAGCCCGCCGCCCGCGAGCCGGCCGGCCGGGGTGGGGCTGACGAAGCACACACCCGCCACGGGCACGACGACGCGCCCGCCCGAGCCGCCCGCCGCGAGCGCCGCCACACCCCCGGCGGGCACGCCGGGCCCCGCGACCACCGGCGCGCAGGCGCACGAGCACCCCGGCACGCCGTCACCCGCCGACGGCTTCGGCCCGCCGCCCGGCCCGAGCGGCGGTCAGCCCCCGGCGGCCGACGCGGGCGCCCACGGCCCCGGGCGCGGCGCCCCAGCGGGGCAGACCCCGCCGCCCGGGACACCCTCCGCGGCGGGACACGGCTACGGCGCCGGTCCGGCGGCCCCGGCGGGGCAGACCCCGGCGGCCGGAACGCCCGCGCCCGGCACCGGTGGGACCACGCCACCGCAAGGCACCCCCACCGGGGGTGGCTACGGCTACGGCCCCGCGCCCGCGCCGGGTGGGTACGGGCACAGCGGTGCCGCCGGGACCGGGCCGGGACCGGCGGGTACCCAGGACGGCGACGCCCACCTCCCCGCCGGTCAGGCCGGCACCCCCGGCACCCCCGGTGCCCCCGGCAGCTATCCGCAGGCGCCGCCCGGTGACGGGCTGCGGCGGTACGACCCGTGGGGCGTCTCCGCTCCCGCCGCCGCTGAAGCGGCCGACACCGCCGACGCCACCCGGCCGCGCCGCGGCACGCTCGTGTTCGGGGCGGTCGTCATCGCGCTCGTCGCGGGCCTCATCGGCGGCGGCGTCGGGGTGTACCTCGAACGCGAGGGCCAGTTCAGCGCGGTGCGCCTGCCGCAGGCGGGGTCCGAGCGCGGGTCCGCGCCCGCCGGAAGCATCGCCGGGATCGCCGAGGCCGCCCTCCCCGGTGTGGTCACCCTGCACGTCCAGGGCGGCGGCGCCGCCGGGACCGGGACCGGCTTCGTCCTCGACGATCGGGGCCACATCCTCACCAACGCGCACGTGGTGCGCCCCGCGGCCGGCCGCAACGGCGCGATACAGGTCACCTTCCACAGCGGTGACACCGCGAGTGCCGAGATCGTCGGCCAGGACGCCGGCTACGACCTGGCCGTGGTGAAGGTCACCGGCGTCTCCGGGCTGACCCCGCTGCCGCTGGGCGACTCCGACGGCGTCCGGGTCGGTGACCCGGTGGTCGCCATCGGCGCCCCCTTCGATCTGGCGGGCACCGTCACCTCCGGCATCATCAGCGCCGTGAACCGGCCGATCACCGCCGGGGGCGAGGAGTCCGACGGCTCCGACGTGTCGTACGTGAACGCCCTGCAGACCGACGCCCCCATCAACCCGGGGAACTCCGGCGGCCCGCTCGTCGATCTCAACGGCCACGTCATCGGGATCAACAGCGCGATCCGCGCCCCGGAACCGATGGGCGCGGACGGTGGCCAGGCCGGCAGCGTCGGGCTCGGGTTCGCCATACCGATCAACCAGGGCAAGGACATCGCCGAGCAGCTGATCAACACCGGCCGGGCCACCCACCCCGTCATCGGGGTGACGCTCGACCTCAGCTACCGGGGCACCGGTGCCAAGGTCGGCACCGCGGCCGGCAACGACGGCGGCATCGCCGTCGAGCCCGGCGGTCCCGGGGACCGCGCCGGGCTCCGGGAGGGCGATGTGATCACCGCCGTCAACGGCGAGCGGGTCCGCAGCGGCGACGAGCTGATCGTCAAGATCCGCAGCCACCGGCCGGGCGACGAACTCGTCCTCACCGTGGAGCGGGACGCGGAGGAGCTGCGGATTCCGGTGACTCTCGGTGAGGCATCCGGGGGCTGA